The proteins below come from a single Rosa rugosa chromosome 2, drRosRugo1.1, whole genome shotgun sequence genomic window:
- the LOC133731434 gene encoding uncharacterized protein LOC133731434, with product MPTTISGADLLFKDCRSRNYTAKSPFENNLKLLLESLSSNTSISGGFYNDTIGNSSDWVYGQALCRGDVNSTVCQSCVHDASQEIKSCKTEEAIIWYDLCQVHYSSTPFFSVMFYGGKLPEKNKQEKNVSNPKQLVDVLNNLMTKLLYQTAYTSKEMFATGYMKFSGKQSIYGLQQCTRDISEDECHNCLNSAREELQVCCSAREGGTVVSNNCNVRFELYRFFNDISKGDKRKSWKVVVICVSTILSAVFIVLCAVYLRRGSELENVRDEERSQHGLLPELLNPTGVTIIEEDKMVSSEELPFIDLATVRKATDDFSDSNKLGQGGFGAVYKGWLDGKEVAVKRLSRKSWQGLEEFRNEVTLIAKLQHRNLVRLLACGFEGGEKLLLYEFMPNKSLDTFIFDLERRAELNWQTYHNIIEGIARGLLYLHEDSRLKIIHRDLKPNNVLLDHEMVPKISDFGMARIFCDNQNTANTKRVVGTHGYMAPEYAMEGLFSVKSDVFSFGVVLLEIISGKKTSGFYLTEHAKTLVEYAWTLWKDGKGSEFVEPLLMECCPKADVLKYLQIALLCVQEDPEERPTMSAVVVLLGNDDSIGLPEPKKPAIFAIGRVAPINESTHTTNPTSNQLTLSIISPSETKAKEDALTENIKTPGDRGSPTTSFCTLGLSFTREALKSHRDITEKLVAEVSMAEVVLLFLSMVALLGFPTTKADYIYHICPNTTVFTPNSTFETNRNQLLSNLVSNATSDTGFYQDTAGDQISKETVDGLFLCRGDKSADDCKFCVDTAASEVVQRCPVEKQVVIWYNDCMVRYSNQSFLSTGAQSPRVFMWNTVNVTQVEDNRTAQFNQVLANTTNELVREVIKAPEKFATQQAIFTDFITLYTLGQCTQDLSTADCKYCLREAIAQLPVCCSGKQGGRILSPSCNIRYEVYPFYSTQHDMPPPPVPVAPPPPAPVAPPPPAPVATVRKGIGKLPSIVIPSILAPVALCVLVVVVARCFIRKLKRAKGQQHEAENDMTTVESLQFDLGTIEDATKKFSADYMLGEGGFGQVFKGTLDNGQEIAVKRLSKSSGQGVREFKNEVLLVAKLQHRNLVKLLGFCLGGEETLLVYEYVPNKSLDYFLFEAKKREQLDWSRRCTIIGGIARGILYLHEDSRLRVIHRDLKASNILLDASLNPKISDFGMARMFGVDDQTQGSTIRIVGTYGYMAPEYAMEGLYSVKSDVFSFGILLLEILTGRKNFLGFHPTTSAPTLLSLAWQLWNEGKVLELMDPLLKDSCNPKEFLRYIHIGMLCVQEDANNRPTMSSVVLMLKSESICLSKPERPAFFTGRSINDHCHTLGDLPSCSVNGLTISDDIPR from the exons ATGCCTACTACCATTTCTGGTGCAGATCTTCTTTTCAAAGATTGTAGATCCAGAAACTATACTGCCAAGAGTCCATTTGAAAATAATCTCAAGCTACTCCTCGAGTCATTGTCTTCCAATACTTCAATCTCTGGTGGTTTCTACAATGACACGATTGGCAATAGCAGTGACTGGGTCTATGGACAAGCACTTTGTAGAGGGGATGTAAACTCCACAGTTTGTCAGAGCTGTGTTCATGATGCAAGCCAGGAAATCAAGAGTTGTAAAACTGAAGAAGCAATTATATGGTATGATCTATGTCAAGTTCACTATTCCTCTACCCCGTTCTTTTCAGTGATGTTTTATGGTGGAAAGCTTCCTGAGAAGAATAAGCAGGAGAAGAATGTATCAAATCCAAAGCAGTTAGTTGATGTTTTGAATAATTTAATGACAAAGCTCTTGTACCAGACTGCCTATACTTCTAAGGAAATGTTTGCAACTGGCTATATGAAATTTTCAGGAAAGCAATCTATTTATGGCCTACAACAGTGCACTAGAGACATTTCTGAAGATGAATGCCATAACTGTTTGAATTCTGCTCGTGAGGAGCTTCAGGTATGCTGCTCTGCTCGTGAAGGTGGAACTGTTGTTAGCAATAATTGTAATGTGAGGTTTGAGCTCTACCGATTTTTCAACGACATTTCCAAAG GGGACAAGAGGAAGAGTTGGAAGGTGGTCGTTATATGTGTATCCACTATACTATCAGCAGTTTTCATTGTACTTTGTGCTGTCTATCTTCGGCGGGGAAGTGAATTGGAAAATGTCCGAG ATGAAGAAAGAAGCCAGCATGGACTATTACCTGAATTATTAAACCCCACTGGAGTCACAATCATTGAAGAAGACAAAATGGTAAGTTCTGAAGAGCTGCCATTCATTGATCTAGCTACTGTAAGGAAAGCTACAGATGATTTTTCAGATTCGAACAAGCTTGGACAAGGTGGATTCGGTGCTGTTTACAAG GGTTGGCTAGATGGGAAAGAAGTAGCTGTTAAAAGACTATCAAGAAAGTCATGGCAAGGCTTAGAGGAGTTTAGAAATGAAGTCACTCTCATTGCAAAGCTTCAACACAGAAACCTCGTGCGGCTTTTGGCATGTGGCTTTGAGGGAGGAGAAAAGCTGCTTTTGTACGAGTTCATGCCAAATAAAAGCCTTGATACTTTTATCTTTG ATTTGGAAAGACGAGCTGAACTCAATTGGCAAACATATCACAACATCATTGAAGGAATAGCCAGAGGACTTCTGTATCTTCATGAGGATTCCCGGCTTAAGATCATTCACAGGGATTTGAAGCCCAACAATGTGTTGTTGGACCATGAAATGGTTCCAAAAATATCAGACTTTGGAATGGCAAGGATATTTTGTGACAACCAGAACACTGCCAACACTAAAAGAGTTGTAGGAACACA CGGCTACATGGCTCCCGAGTATGCAATGGAGGGACTATTTTCTGTAAAATCTGATGTTTTCAGCTTTGGAGTAGTCTTGCTTGAGATTATAAGTGGGAAAAAGACTAGTGGGTTCTACCTCACGGAACATGCCAAGACGCTCGTTGAATAC GCATGGACACTATGGAAGGATGGAAAAGGGTCGGAGTTTGTGGAACCTTTGTTGATGGAATGTTGCCCGAAAGCAGACGTTTTGAAATACTTGCAGATTGCGCTTTTATGTGTCCAGGAAGACCCTGAAGAAAGACCAACAATGTCAGCTGTGGTTGTGTTGCTGGGAAATGATGACTCAATTGGTCTTCCTGAACCAAAGAAACCAGCCATATTTGCAATAGGTAGAGTTGCTCCAATAAACGAGTCTACACATACCACTAATCCTACTTCAAATCAGCTCACTCTTTCCATCATTTCACCAAG TGAAACCAAAGCCAAAGAGGATGCACTCACTGAAAATATTAAGACCCCAGGAG ATCGAGGTTCCCCGACGACGTCGTTTTGCACTCTCGGTTTGAGTTTCACTCGAGAAGCACTGAAATCCCACCGTGACATAACGGAGAAG CTAGTTGCAGAAGTAAGTATGGCAGAAGTGGTCCTTCTCTTCCTTTCAATGGTTGCCTTGCTCGGCTTTCCCACTACAAAAGCCGACTACATCTACCATATCTGCCCAAACACCACCGTCTTCACCCCAAACTCCACCTTCGAAACCAATCGCAACCAATTGCTGTCTAACCTTGTCTCTAATGCCACCAGTGACACCGGCTTTTACCAGGACACTGCTGGCGACCAGATCTCAAAGGAGACAGTGGACGGCCTCTTCCTCTGCCGCGGTGACAAGTCCGCAGACGATTGCAAATTCTGCGTGGACACCGCGGCCTCAGAGGTTGTCCAAAGGTGTCCCGTCGAGAAACAGGTTGTCATATGGTACAACGACTGCATGGTACGCTACTCTAACCAGTCATTTCTTTCTACCGGGGCTCAGTCACCTAGGGTGTTCATGTGGAACACAGTGAATGTGACGCAGGTTGAGGATAATAGAACAGCCCAATTTAACCAGGTTCTAGCAAATACCACGAATGAGCTAGTCCGAGAGGTTATCAAAGCCCCTGAAAAGTTTGCAACCCAACAAGCAATTTTTACAGATTTTATTACGCTGTACACCCTCGGACAGTGCACGCAGGATCTGTCCACCGCAGATTGCAAGTACTGTCTTAGAGAAGCCATAGCACAACTTCCGGTTTGTTGTAGTGGAAAACAAGGGGGAAGAATTCTGTCTCCAAGTTGTAATATTAGGTACGAGGTGTACCCCTTCTATTCAACACAGCACGATATGCCTCCTCCGCCAGTCCCTGTAGCACCTCCTCCGCCAGCCCCTGTAGCACCTCCTCCGCCAGCCCCGGTGGCAACGGTACGTAAAG GAATAGGTAAACTCCCATCCATAGTCATTCCTAGCATTCTTGCTCCCGTTGCTCTCTGTGTGCTAGTTGTGGTTGTGGCCAGATGTTTCATTCGCAAATTAAAAAGAGCCAAAGGACAACAACATGAAG CCGAAAATGATATGACAACTGTTGAATCCTTGCAATTTGACTTGGGAACTATCGAAGATGCCACGAAAAAGTTTTCTGCCGATTACATGTTAGGTGAAGGCGGATTTGGTCAAGTATTCAAG GGAACGCTTGATAATGGACAAGAAATAGCTGTGAAGAGGCTGTCAAAAAGCTCCGGACAAGGTGTACGAGAGTTTAAGAACGAGGTTTTATTGGTAGCAAAGCTTCAACACAGGAATCTCGTAAAGCTTCTAGGGTTTTGCTTGGGAGGAGAAGAAACACTACTTGTCTATGAATATGTGCCCAACAAAAGTCTTGATTATTTTCTATTTG AAGCCAAAAAAAGAGAACAACTGGATTGGTCAAGACGCTGCACCATAATAGGAGGAATCGCTCGAGGAATCCTCTATCTTCATGAAGATTCTAGGCTTCGAGTTATACATCGTGATTTGAAAGCTAGCAATATCTTGTTGGATGCCAGTTTGAAtccaaaaatttcagattttggaaTGGCAAGAATGTTTGGAGTTGATGATCAAACGCAAGGAAGCACGATAAGAATTGTTGGCACTTA TGGTTACATGGCTCCAGAATATGCTATGGAGGGATTGTATTCTGTAAAATCTGATGTCTTCAGCTTCGGAATACTCTTGCTTGAGATCCTAACGGGAAGAAAGAACTTTTTAGGCTTTCATCCCACAACTTCTGCACCGACTCTTCTCAGTCTT GCTTGGCAATTATGGAACGAAGGAAAAGTGTTGGAGTTGATGGATCCATTGCTGAAAGATTCATGCAATCCAAAGGAGTTCTTGAGATACATCCACATTGGAATGTTGTGTGTTCAAGAAGACGCAAACAATAGGCCAACCATGTCGTCGGTTGTTCTAATGTTAAAGAGTGAAAGTATCTGCCTTTCCAAACCTGAGCGACCTGCCTTCTTTACAGGAAGATCTATCAATGATCACTGTCATACATTAGGGGATTTACCTAGTTGCTCTGTCAATGGTTTGACGATTTCTGATGATATCCCACGCTGA